The following are encoded together in the Lathyrus oleraceus cultivar Zhongwan6 chromosome 3, CAAS_Psat_ZW6_1.0, whole genome shotgun sequence genome:
- the LOC127125895 gene encoding zinc finger protein ZAT11, whose amino-acid sequence MAMKRQRSNEGTADNIDLANCLMLLSCPQQQKAFENGVYECKTCNKKFSSFQALGGHRASHKRTKLSEGEELKEQAKSLSLWNKPKMHECSICGMGFSLGQALGGHMRKHRAAMSEGFSSINQIIAKIPVLKRSNSKRVMGFDLNLTPLENDDLMLGMKSPLTPIPLSLF is encoded by the coding sequence ATGGCAATGAAGAGACAAAGAAGCAACGAAGGAACAGCAGACAACATAGATTTAGCAAACTGTTTAATGCTACTCTCTTGTCCACAACAACAGAAAGCCTTTGAAAACGGCGTATACGAATGCAAAACATGCAACAAAAAATTCTCATCTTTTCAAGCACTCGGTGGCCATAGAGCTAGTCACAAGAGAACGAAGCTATCTGAAGGAGAAGAGCTTAAAGAACAAGCTAAATCTCTTAGTTTATGGAACAAACCTAAAATGCATGAATGTTCTATTTGTGGTATGGGATTTTCTTTGGGCCAAGCATTGGGAGGACACATGAGAAAACATAGAGCTGCTATGAGTGAAGGGTTTTCTTCTATCAATCAGATTATTGCAAAAATTCCAGTTTTGAAGAGATCGAATAGTAAGAGAGTTATGGGATTTGACTTGAATTTGACACCATTGGAGAATGATGACTTGATGCTTGGAATGAAGTCACCTTTAACACCAATTCCACTTTCTTTGTTTTGA